The following coding sequences lie in one Methylotenera versatilis 301 genomic window:
- the rpe gene encoding ribulose-phosphate 3-epimerase: MDKTFRIAPSILSANFAKLGQEIEDVITSGTDLVHFDVMDNHYVPNLTIGPLVCEAIREISKNAGALIDVHLMVKPVDRIIPDFAKAGANIITFHPEASEHIDRSLAMVRDLGCKSGLVFNPATSLSYLDHVMDKVDMILLMSVNPGFGGQKFIPETLEKLKLARARIDAYYEKTGRQIWLEVDGGVNAQNIAEIARAGADTFVAGSAIFTKGNDADKNRYNTVVGEMRAALATV, translated from the coding sequence ATGGATAAAACTTTTAGAATTGCCCCTAGTATTCTTTCTGCAAACTTTGCTAAATTAGGCCAAGAAATCGAAGATGTGATTACATCAGGTACAGATTTAGTGCATTTTGATGTGATGGACAATCACTACGTGCCTAACTTGACGATCGGACCTTTAGTTTGTGAAGCGATTCGTGAAATTTCAAAAAATGCAGGTGCATTGATTGACGTGCATTTAATGGTAAAACCAGTGGATCGCATTATTCCTGATTTTGCAAAAGCTGGCGCGAACATTATTACATTCCACCCAGAAGCGTCTGAGCATATTGACCGTAGCCTAGCGATGGTGCGCGATTTAGGTTGTAAATCAGGCTTGGTATTTAATCCAGCAACCTCATTAAGCTACTTAGACCACGTGATGGACAAGGTAGATATGATTTTATTGATGTCTGTGAACCCTGGTTTTGGCGGTCAAAAATTCATTCCAGAAACGCTAGAAAAATTGAAATTAGCGCGCGCTAGAATTGATGCTTACTACGAAAAAACAGGTCGTCAAATTTGGTTAGAAGTGGATGGCGGCGTGAATGCGCAAAATATCGCTGAAATCGCGCGTGCCGGTGCGGATACATTTGTGGCGGGTAGCGCGATTTTCACTAAAGGTAACGATGCTGATAAAAATCGTTACAACACAGTCGTTGGCGAAATGCGCGCTGCATTAGCCACTGTTTAA
- the hemA gene encoding glutamyl-tRNA reductase: MQLYVIGVNHTTAPVQIRENVAFNSEHLGSALRELTSHDATEAAILSTCNRTELYCSAENSDKPLQWLSHYHKLDTSSIQPYIYTLPNDEAVKHAFRVASGLDSMVLGEAQILGQFKQSVKIAQDAGTLGTLLHKLFQRTFEVAKEVRTNTDIGANSISMSAAAVKLAQRIFGDISQQKVLFIGAGEMIELCADHFAAQKPKSMMVANRTLERGTALAEKISSQGIKAQAILLNDLPDRFAEFDIVITSTASQLPIVGLGMVESAIKARRHRPIFMVDLAVPRDIEAEVAQLDDVFLYTVDDLAQVVTDGMASRQEAAVDAEVIVTARVENFMQWMKKRDTVPTIKALRDQAELTRQAELEKALKLIQKGESAEKVLEALSNALTNKFLHAPSHALNQAHGDEHAKLEDVIKQLYHIKS, translated from the coding sequence ATGCAGCTATATGTAATCGGCGTCAACCACACGACCGCACCCGTTCAGATTAGAGAAAATGTCGCTTTTAACAGCGAGCATCTAGGGAGTGCCTTGCGCGAACTCACCTCGCATGACGCGACTGAGGCGGCGATTCTATCCACATGTAACCGCACAGAACTCTATTGCAGCGCAGAGAACTCTGATAAGCCGCTGCAATGGCTATCGCACTATCACAAATTAGATACTAGTAGCATTCAGCCTTATATCTACACTTTACCTAATGATGAAGCGGTAAAGCATGCTTTTAGAGTAGCATCTGGCTTAGACAGCATGGTGTTAGGCGAAGCGCAGATTTTGGGGCAATTCAAGCAGTCGGTCAAAATTGCCCAAGACGCAGGCACGCTGGGCACTTTATTGCACAAGCTATTTCAGCGCACTTTTGAAGTCGCTAAAGAAGTACGCACCAACACAGACATTGGTGCAAATTCGATTTCAATGTCCGCCGCTGCAGTAAAACTGGCTCAACGTATTTTTGGCGACATCAGCCAGCAAAAAGTGTTGTTTATAGGTGCAGGCGAAATGATTGAGCTGTGTGCCGATCATTTTGCAGCGCAAAAACCTAAAAGCATGATGGTAGCCAACCGCACCTTAGAGCGCGGCACCGCTTTAGCAGAAAAGATTTCTTCGCAAGGTATTAAGGCACAAGCCATTCTGCTAAATGACCTGCCAGACCGCTTTGCCGAATTTGATATTGTGATTACAAGTACCGCGAGCCAATTGCCGATTGTAGGCTTGGGCATGGTTGAAAGCGCGATTAAAGCACGCCGTCATCGCCCGATTTTCATGGTGGATTTAGCGGTACCTCGCGACATTGAAGCCGAAGTAGCTCAGCTCGATGATGTATTTTTATATACAGTTGATGACTTAGCACAAGTGGTGACAGATGGCATGGCGAGCCGTCAAGAAGCTGCAGTAGATGCTGAAGTGATCGTAACTGCCCGCGTTGAAAATTTTATGCAGTGGATGAAAAAGCGCGATACTGTGCCCACCATCAAAGCTTTACGAGACCAAGCAGAACTGACTCGTCAGGCAGAGCTAGAAAAAGCCCTTAAGCTCATTCAAAAAGGCGAAAGCGCCGAAAAAGTGTTAGAAGCACTCAGTAACGCGCTCACCAATAAATTTCTGCACGCCCCAAGCCATGCTTTGAATCAAGCGCATGGCGATGAGCATGCCAAGCTGGAAGATGTGATTAAGCAGCTTTACCACATCAAAAGCTAA
- the prfA gene encoding peptide chain release factor 1: MKPSMIRKLATLSERLEEINRLMSSEGVTNNMDNYRKLTQEHAEITPIVEQYHLFEQAEADIKEAQSMLSDPDMKEFAQEEIEAGKEKLEQVEKSLQVLLLPKDPNDDKNLFLEIRAGTGGDESGLFCGDLFRMYSRYAEKQKWKVEIMSANESEVGGYKEIIAKIEGYGAYSKLKFESGGHRVQRVPDTETQGRIHTSACTVAVLPEADEVSDVVINPADIRIDTYRASGAGGQHINKTDSAVRITHAPTGIVVECQEGRSQHANKAQAMAVLAARIKAKQVDEQNSKIASERKSLIGSGDRSERIRTYNYPQGRITDHRINLTLYKIDAITEGDMDELIGALSAEHQADLLASLGEDN, translated from the coding sequence ATGAAACCTAGCATGATTAGAAAACTCGCCACTTTGAGCGAGCGTTTAGAAGAAATTAACCGCCTGATGAGTTCTGAGGGTGTGACCAACAATATGGATAACTACCGCAAACTCACGCAAGAGCATGCGGAAATCACGCCTATCGTAGAGCAGTATCATCTATTTGAACAAGCTGAAGCTGACATCAAAGAAGCACAATCCATGTTAAGCGACCCTGACATGAAGGAGTTTGCGCAAGAAGAAATTGAAGCTGGTAAAGAGAAGCTAGAGCAAGTTGAAAAATCCTTGCAAGTACTCCTGTTACCAAAAGACCCTAACGACGATAAAAACCTATTTTTAGAAATTCGCGCAGGCACAGGCGGTGATGAGTCTGGCTTATTCTGTGGCGACCTTTTTAGAATGTATTCAAGGTACGCAGAAAAACAAAAATGGAAAGTCGAAATCATGTCTGCCAACGAAAGTGAAGTTGGCGGCTACAAAGAGATTATCGCTAAAATTGAAGGCTATGGCGCTTATTCAAAACTCAAGTTTGAATCTGGTGGTCACCGCGTGCAGCGTGTGCCAGATACGGAAACACAGGGACGTATTCACACTTCAGCCTGTACGGTAGCTGTTTTGCCAGAAGCAGATGAGGTTAGCGATGTGGTGATTAATCCTGCGGATATCCGCATTGATACTTATCGTGCCAGCGGTGCAGGTGGTCAACACATTAACAAAACCGACTCTGCCGTGCGTATTACCCACGCGCCAACAGGTATTGTGGTGGAGTGCCAAGAAGGTCGCAGCCAGCACGCCAACAAAGCACAAGCCATGGCCGTACTCGCGGCGCGCATTAAAGCCAAGCAAGTCGATGAGCAAAATAGCAAAATCGCCAGTGAGCGTAAAAGCTTGATTGGTTCGGGAGACCGCTCTGAGCGCATCCGCACTTACAACTACCCACAAGGCCGCATCACAGATCACCGTATCAACCTTACACTCTATAAAATTGATGCGATTACCGAAGGCGACATGGATGAATTGATTGGCGCCTTGTCGGCTGAGCATCAGGCTGATTTATTGGCAAGTTTGGGTGAAGATAATTAA
- a CDS encoding tetratricopeptide repeat protein, with protein sequence MNKRLISLSLATFILLNSVTCKAADMSADIAEQLINEGILLSKEYKNQDAIARFDEVIIELKSSSEPNTQAEVASALVNKSLVLNNMGRQKDAIAIADDAINHFGSSSEPALQEHIAKAYFSKGASTFMETSNLGRHASDSDYIKILIPAINSFDIVTVRFGESKIPAIQVSVAKALNYKGAAFSQLHNPKKAIENYDEVIKKFSLSTDPFLLEQLVTAMLYKGFAFEELGQKPEALTCMDQVINKFDKSTNQEIRRQVQTAHNFKEYITENN encoded by the coding sequence ATGAATAAAAGATTAATATCTTTATCTCTAGCGACCTTTATTTTATTAAATAGCGTTACTTGCAAAGCAGCAGATATGTCGGCTGATATAGCTGAACAATTAATTAACGAAGGTATTTTGCTTAGCAAAGAGTACAAAAATCAAGATGCAATTGCACGTTTCGACGAAGTTATTATTGAGCTCAAGTCTTCCTCTGAACCAAATACCCAAGCAGAAGTAGCAAGCGCTTTGGTCAATAAAAGTCTTGTTCTCAATAACATGGGACGACAAAAAGATGCTATTGCCATTGCAGATGACGCCATCAACCACTTTGGCTCTTCAAGTGAACCCGCACTGCAAGAGCATATAGCAAAAGCATATTTCAGCAAGGGTGCGTCGACCTTTATGGAAACGAGCAATTTAGGTCGTCATGCATCAGATAGCGATTATATAAAAATTCTTATACCCGCTATTAACTCTTTTGACATTGTCACTGTCAGATTTGGTGAAAGCAAAATTCCAGCTATTCAAGTCTCTGTTGCAAAGGCGTTAAATTACAAAGGTGCCGCCTTTTCACAGTTGCATAATCCCAAGAAAGCAATAGAAAATTACGACGAAGTTATAAAAAAATTCAGTTTATCTACTGATCCTTTTTTACTAGAACAGCTCGTAACAGCAATGTTGTACAAGGGATTTGCATTTGAAGAGCTAGGCCAAAAGCCGGAAGCCTTAACTTGCATGGATCAAGTAATCAATAAGTTTGACAAATCAACTAACCAAGAAATAAGGCGCCAAGTTCAGACTGCGCACAATTTTAAAGAATACATTACTGAAAATAATTAA
- the prmC gene encoding peptide chain release factor N(5)-glutamine methyltransferase: MPASHSIKAILADASVLLSTEEAKLEAQLLLQHVLNVNRAWLIAHANDALQPNIHAAFEAQLKRRLAGEPMAYILGNREFYGLDLLVTPDTLIPRPDTETLVEAALAKIPLSESTKNLSFRRKSESSGVEQHDYETLDSDFRRNDDLKVLDLGTGTGAIALAIAKNRPKASITAVDASDAALEIAKQNSQQLSIINVEFTLSNWFENLSNQRFDVIVSNPPYIEEHDAHLTQGDLRFEPLSALASGMDGLDDIRQIIGDCLIYLKPQGWLMLEHGYNQAEQVADLMADAGLTNIETIKDLGNNDRVTIGKNPLIVSTHWD; encoded by the coding sequence ATGCCAGCATCGCACTCAATTAAAGCTATTTTGGCTGACGCTTCTGTCCTACTCAGCACAGAAGAAGCTAAGCTAGAAGCACAGCTACTTTTACAGCATGTGTTAAATGTAAACCGAGCATGGTTAATTGCACATGCGAACGATGCCCTGCAGCCCAATATCCACGCGGCGTTTGAGGCGCAGCTAAAACGTCGGTTGGCTGGCGAACCTATGGCTTATATTTTAGGTAACCGTGAGTTTTATGGCTTGGATTTGCTGGTAACGCCTGACACGTTGATTCCGCGACCTGACACTGAAACCCTGGTAGAAGCCGCTTTAGCTAAAATCCCACTAAGCGAAAGCACAAAAAACCTGTCATTCCGACGAAAGTCAGAATCTAGCGGCGTTGAGCAGCATGATTACGAGACACTGGATTCCGACTTTCGTCGGAATGACGATTTGAAAGTTTTAGACCTCGGTACAGGCACAGGTGCGATTGCATTGGCGATTGCAAAAAATCGCCCAAAAGCTAGCATTACTGCGGTTGATGCATCAGATGCTGCTTTAGAAATCGCCAAACAAAATTCTCAGCAGTTAAGTATTATTAATGTCGAATTTACTCTAAGTAATTGGTTTGAGAATCTAAGCAATCAACGGTTTGATGTCATCGTCAGCAATCCACCATATATTGAAGAACATGATGCGCATCTTACGCAAGGCGACTTACGTTTTGAGCCGCTATCCGCGCTGGCTTCTGGTATGGATGGCTTAGACGACATTCGCCAAATTATTGGGGATTGCTTAATCTACTTAAAACCACAAGGCTGGTTGATGCTGGAACATGGTTACAATCAAGCTGAGCAGGTCGCTGATTTAATGGCAGATGCAGGATTAACCAACATTGAAACGATTAAAGATTTAGGTAACAATGATCGCGTAACGATAGGCAAAAATCCGTTGATTGTAAGCACCCATTGGGACTAA
- a CDS encoding sterol desaturase family protein yields MINHIRLAIRNDLEAPAEARTFGSGWISGVAALVIGIAGLFLMLSSQYSALFSTKELGGLYKLPYLTLIIQILLGIGYALACINMMLRRNRVLGFSAIAVVFLATIIGEMSAGASSVNPNATHLASLGLDWFVLNILFTGLLFVPLEKMFGRLNQPLFRTEWREDLFYFLLGSLLVQSLAFLTLAPSMAILQHTGNWTGFRQMMANQPLWLQIIEIMFLTDFVQYWFHRAFHQIPFLWGFHAVHHSAKYMDWLAGSRMHIVEIVGLRSMTIIPMYALGYAENALHIYIFLVYLNATFIHANVRFNVEWLKPFIVTPRFHHWHHGIEKEAIDVNFSIHFPLLDRLFGTYYMPPNQWPSGYGVGGHPVPNGYWQQLCYPFKRKA; encoded by the coding sequence ATGATTAATCACATTCGCCTCGCTATTCGTAACGATTTAGAAGCGCCTGCCGAAGCGCGCACCTTTGGCTCTGGCTGGATAAGTGGCGTTGCGGCTTTAGTGATTGGCATTGCAGGTTTATTTTTAATGCTTAGCTCGCAATACTCTGCATTGTTCTCCACCAAAGAGCTTGGTGGATTATACAAACTGCCTTATTTAACTTTAATCATACAAATACTTTTGGGCATTGGTTATGCTTTAGCTTGTATCAACATGATGCTAAGACGCAACCGAGTGCTTGGTTTTAGCGCAATTGCTGTGGTATTTCTAGCCACTATTATTGGCGAAATGAGTGCTGGTGCATCCAGCGTAAATCCAAATGCCACGCACTTAGCCTCGCTGGGGTTAGATTGGTTTGTGCTGAATATTTTATTCACAGGTTTACTTTTTGTACCGTTAGAAAAAATGTTCGGGCGCTTGAATCAACCACTATTCAGAACCGAATGGCGTGAAGACTTGTTCTATTTCCTGCTAGGTAGTTTGCTGGTGCAAAGCTTGGCATTTCTTACGCTTGCGCCTTCCATGGCAATCTTGCAGCACACTGGTAACTGGACAGGATTTAGACAGATGATGGCGAATCAGCCGTTATGGTTACAAATCATTGAAATCATGTTTCTAACTGATTTTGTACAATACTGGTTTCACCGTGCTTTCCATCAGATTCCATTTCTGTGGGGCTTTCATGCAGTACATCACTCGGCTAAATATATGGATTGGCTGGCAGGTTCGCGTATGCATATCGTCGAAATTGTTGGTTTGCGTTCTATGACGATTATCCCAATGTATGCGCTGGGTTATGCTGAAAACGCGTTGCATATTTACATTTTTCTAGTGTATCTCAATGCAACATTCATCCACGCCAACGTACGTTTTAATGTGGAGTGGCTCAAGCCATTCATCGTTACGCCGCGCTTTCACCACTGGCATCATGGCATAGAAAAAGAAGCGATCGATGTGAATTTTTCTATTCACTTTCCACTGCTTGATCGATTATTTGGCACTTACTATATGCCACCAAACCAATGGCCTAGCGGCTATGGCGTGGGCGGCCACCCTGTGCCAAACGGATATTGGCAGCAGCTTTGCTATCCGTTTAAACGTAAAGCTTAA
- a CDS encoding gamma carbonic anhydrase family protein translates to MQLKNIQTFQNKTPQIAGSAYVHESATVIGEVSIGENSSVWPSAVIRGDVNFIRIGKNTNIQDLSMLHVNHKSSDDPQGSPLIIGDNVTIGHTVILHGCTIEDTCLIGMGSIVMDKAVVQKCVLLAAGSLVPEGKVLESGHLYVGRPAKKIRALTQEEIAGLMASADNYVQLKNLY, encoded by the coding sequence ATGCAATTAAAAAACATTCAAACATTTCAGAACAAAACGCCACAAATAGCAGGAAGTGCTTACGTTCACGAATCCGCCACTGTCATAGGTGAGGTGAGCATAGGCGAGAATAGCTCGGTGTGGCCTAGTGCGGTGATACGCGGCGATGTGAATTTTATCCGCATAGGCAAAAACACCAATATTCAAGATTTAAGTATGCTACACGTGAATCATAAATCTAGCGATGACCCGCAAGGTTCGCCCTTAATTATTGGCGATAACGTCACGATAGGCCATACGGTGATTTTGCACGGCTGCACCATTGAGGATACCTGCTTGATTGGCATGGGCAGTATCGTGATGGACAAAGCTGTGGTGCAAAAGTGCGTACTGCTCGCCGCGGGTAGCCTTGTGCCAGAAGGCAAAGTGCTGGAAAGCGGTCACTTATATGTCGGCCGCCCTGCTAAGAAAATCCGCGCGTTAACGCAAGAGGAAATTGCAGGCTTAATGGCCTCTGCCGATAATTATGTGCAACTGAAAAACTTATATTAA
- the metX gene encoding homoserine O-succinyltransferase MetX: MTENNSVGTGSVGIVAPQTAHFAKPLTLKSGAVLPQFDLVYETYGTLNADKSNAVLICHALSGTHHVAGKYSENDKYAGWWDNLVGPNKPLDTNKFFVIGLNNLGGCHGSTGPVSINPDTNQQWGSQFPVVTVEDWVKSQALLADYLGIQQLAAVIGGSLGGMQALQWTIAYPERVRHALVIASAPNLTAQNMAFNEVARQAIITDPEFHGGDYYAHNVLPRRGLRIARMLGHITYLSDDAMGAKFGRKLKDGVKYSFDAEFEMESYLRYQGDKFAGEFDANTYLRMTRALDYYDPALNHDGDLSAALNKVTAKFLVVSFTSDWRFSPARSREIVKALLDNERTVSYAEVTAAHGHDAFLMPDAHYHNILRAYLNSIEVGTHHAK, encoded by the coding sequence ATGACTGAAAATAACTCCGTTGGCACTGGCTCTGTAGGCATAGTTGCTCCACAAACTGCACATTTCGCGAAACCGCTCACGCTAAAAAGCGGCGCTGTACTGCCGCAGTTCGACCTTGTATATGAAACTTACGGCACACTAAATGCAGATAAATCCAACGCGGTTTTAATCTGCCATGCGCTATCTGGCACACATCACGTCGCTGGTAAATACAGTGAAAATGATAAATATGCCGGCTGGTGGGACAATTTAGTTGGTCCCAACAAACCATTAGATACGAATAAATTCTTTGTCATTGGACTCAACAACCTGGGTGGCTGTCACGGCAGTACTGGGCCAGTAAGCATCAACCCTGACACCAATCAGCAATGGGGATCACAATTCCCTGTAGTGACGGTTGAAGATTGGGTTAAATCTCAGGCTTTATTGGCTGACTATTTAGGCATTCAGCAGCTAGCTGCCGTCATCGGCGGTAGCCTTGGTGGCATGCAAGCCTTGCAATGGACGATTGCTTACCCAGAACGCGTACGCCATGCTTTGGTAATTGCCTCAGCGCCTAATCTCACCGCACAAAACATGGCTTTTAATGAAGTGGCGCGCCAAGCCATTATTACTGACCCAGAGTTTCATGGTGGCGATTACTATGCACACAATGTTCTGCCACGCCGTGGCTTGCGCATCGCACGTATGCTTGGTCACATCACGTATTTAAGTGATGATGCGATGGGCGCAAAGTTTGGTCGCAAGCTTAAAGATGGCGTCAAATACAGCTTTGATGCTGAGTTTGAAATGGAATCTTACTTACGTTATCAAGGTGATAAGTTCGCTGGCGAGTTTGATGCCAACACTTATCTGCGCATGACGCGGGCTTTGGATTATTACGACCCTGCACTTAATCACGATGGCGATTTAAGCGCCGCTTTAAATAAAGTCACTGCAAAATTTCTAGTAGTTTCTTTCACTAGTGACTGGCGTTTCTCGCCTGCGCGCTCACGTGAAATTGTAAAAGCGCTGCTCGACAATGAACGTACAGTTAGCTATGCAGAAGTCACTGCCGCGCATGGCCATGATGCATTCTTAATGCCTGATGCGCACTACCACAACATTTTGCGCGCCTATCTAAATAGTATTGAAGTTGGTACTCACCATGCAAAATAA
- the metW gene encoding methionine biosynthesis protein MetW: protein MQNNVNITNSTQEFRQDFAIISGWVKFGSKVLDLGCGDGALLQFLRSGLEVKGYGVEKDDANWLTCMNNGVNVIQMDLEDGLSGFEDQSFDTVILSQTLQAMHNTEGIVLEMLRVGREVIVTFPNFGYWRNRVQILSGNMPVSKILPYQWFDTPNVHLCTINDFDEFCKNHKISVLERKVITDGNQIDFMPNFLGNLAIYRLKAN, encoded by the coding sequence ATGCAAAATAATGTAAATATTACAAATTCAACGCAAGAATTCAGGCAAGACTTTGCAATTATCTCTGGCTGGGTAAAATTCGGCTCAAAAGTACTCGATTTAGGCTGCGGCGATGGTGCACTGCTACAATTTTTACGTAGCGGCTTAGAAGTAAAAGGATATGGCGTAGAAAAAGATGATGCCAATTGGTTAACCTGTATGAACAATGGTGTGAACGTTATTCAAATGGACTTAGAAGACGGTTTATCAGGCTTTGAAGACCAATCATTTGATACCGTCATTCTCTCGCAAACCCTTCAAGCCATGCATAATACAGAAGGTATCGTGCTGGAAATGTTGCGTGTTGGTCGTGAAGTCATCGTCACTTTCCCTAACTTTGGCTATTGGCGCAACCGCGTGCAAATTCTCTCAGGCAATATGCCTGTGTCTAAAATACTGCCTTATCAATGGTTTGATACGCCGAATGTACACCTTTGCACCATTAATGATTTTGACGAGTTTTGTAAAAATCACAAAATTTCAGTGTTAGAACGCAAAGTCATTACCGATGGTAATCAAATAGATTTTATGCCTAACTTCTTAGGTAATTTGGCTATTTATCGTCTGAAAGCCAATTAG
- a CDS encoding AmpG family muropeptide MFS transporter, which yields MLICVFLGFTSGLPLYLLLQLLPAWLRSEGMNLKTIAAFAFIQLPYSWKFVWAPLMDRYNLIAPLGRRRSWMLITQVALFASMITYGFYEPKLNITTIAVISTLIAFFSASQDIVIDAFRREILSDHELGLGNSIHVNAYRIAGLVPGSLGLILADHLPWSSVFWIVALFMLPGIIMTLLIRESLKVVAPKTLYASVVEPFHEFISRQGWQSALLVLIFILLYKLGDSMATALATPFYLDMHFSKSDIGAIAKGSGLVLQIAGAFVGGLWMLKLGINRALWIFGIAQAVTILGFAWLAHAGPFEVIGATERGMLAIVIGAEAFGVGLGTAAYVAYMARETNPIYTATQLALFTSLSAVPRSVFNALTGGMVENLGWENFFYVCTFLAIPGMVLLLKVAPWHEHR from the coding sequence ATGTTGATCTGTGTCTTCTTGGGGTTTACCTCAGGTTTACCACTGTATTTGCTCTTGCAACTGTTACCCGCATGGTTACGTTCTGAAGGCATGAACCTCAAAACCATCGCCGCTTTTGCGTTTATACAGTTGCCATATTCGTGGAAGTTTGTATGGGCGCCACTGATGGATAGATACAACCTCATCGCACCGCTTGGACGCAGACGCAGTTGGATGCTCATCACGCAGGTGGCGCTTTTTGCCAGCATGATTACTTACGGCTTTTATGAGCCCAAGCTCAATATCACCACCATTGCAGTTATTTCTACATTGATTGCATTCTTCTCTGCCAGCCAAGATATTGTTATTGATGCGTTTCGTCGCGAAATTTTGAGCGACCATGAACTAGGCTTAGGCAACAGCATCCATGTGAATGCTTACCGCATTGCAGGGCTCGTGCCAGGCTCGCTTGGGCTAATACTGGCAGACCATTTGCCTTGGTCATCGGTGTTTTGGATTGTTGCGCTGTTTATGCTACCCGGCATCATCATGACATTATTGATACGCGAGTCACTCAAGGTTGTTGCACCAAAAACACTGTACGCCTCTGTCGTTGAGCCTTTTCATGAGTTTATTAGTCGCCAAGGCTGGCAAAGCGCATTATTGGTACTGATATTTATTTTGCTCTACAAACTTGGCGATAGCATGGCAACCGCACTCGCCACGCCCTTTTATTTAGATATGCACTTTAGCAAAAGTGACATTGGCGCCATTGCAAAAGGTAGCGGCTTAGTCTTGCAAATTGCAGGCGCATTTGTAGGTGGCTTGTGGATGCTCAAATTAGGCATAAACCGCGCCTTGTGGATATTTGGCATTGCTCAAGCTGTGACTATTTTAGGCTTTGCTTGGCTGGCACATGCAGGACCTTTTGAAGTCATAGGTGCAACTGAACGTGGCATGTTAGCCATTGTCATTGGCGCAGAAGCCTTTGGCGTAGGTTTAGGTACCGCCGCATACGTGGCCTACATGGCGCGCGAAACTAACCCGATTTACACCGCCACCCAGCTCGCTTTATTTACCAGCTTATCTGCCGTACCACGCTCTGTGTTTAACGCACTCACAGGCGGCATGGTAGAGAATTTAGGTTGGGAGAACTTCTTTTACGTCTGCACATTCTTAGCTATTCCGGGCATGGTGCTTTTGTTAAAAGTCGCGCCTTGGCATGAGCATAGATAA
- a CDS encoding DUF1223 domain-containing protein: MRIIPKIAFALSLINLVMQPAIAAECSAKSGTATVPLLELYTSEGCSSCPPADKWLSDLKPDTKKIIPLAFHVDYWDYIGWKDKFSKAEYSDRQRKTAAFAGAGFVYTPQFVLNGRDFKGADTSRLNQAVSASQKLASRANLSLNAIMQVNGEITLKATAQAVNSAEINNADIFIAIYENKLVSQVNAGENNGRELKHDYVVRDLLGAYQLSNKNEFAKSFTLKPEWKGRQAGAVIFIQDSKNGEILQSLQLPFCS, from the coding sequence ATGCGCATTATCCCCAAAATAGCATTCGCTTTAAGTTTAATAAACCTTGTCATGCAACCCGCTATCGCCGCAGAATGCAGCGCCAAAAGCGGCACAGCAACAGTACCCTTACTTGAGCTATACACCTCAGAAGGTTGCAGCAGCTGCCCTCCTGCAGATAAATGGTTGAGCGATTTAAAGCCAGACACTAAGAAAATCATCCCCCTCGCTTTTCACGTAGATTATTGGGATTACATAGGCTGGAAAGATAAATTCTCTAAAGCAGAATATAGCGACCGGCAGCGCAAAACTGCTGCGTTTGCAGGCGCAGGTTTTGTCTATACGCCGCAATTTGTGTTAAACGGACGTGACTTTAAAGGCGCTGACACCTCGCGATTAAACCAAGCAGTTTCCGCCAGCCAGAAACTAGCCTCACGTGCCAATTTAAGCTTAAACGCTATCATGCAGGTGAATGGTGAAATCACACTCAAAGCCACTGCCCAAGCCGTTAACTCTGCCGAGATTAACAATGCTGATATTTTTATAGCGATTTATGAAAATAAATTAGTCAGCCAAGTTAATGCAGGCGAAAACAATGGCCGCGAACTAAAGCATGATTACGTGGTGCGTGATTTACTCGGTGCGTATCAACTCAGCAATAAAAATGAGTTCGCAAAAAGCTTTACCCTAAAACCTGAGTGGAAAGGCAGACAAGCCGGGGCGGTGATATTTATACAGGATTCAAAAAACGGTGAAATTTTGCAGAGCTTACAATTACCGTTTTGTAGTTAA